The following proteins come from a genomic window of Schistocerca gregaria isolate iqSchGreg1 chromosome X, iqSchGreg1.2, whole genome shotgun sequence:
- the LOC126298009 gene encoding uncharacterized protein LOC126298009 gives MSTSVYSPKINVIPPINGKTMLLYHITPEEVHMAISKITIIITHTFKNNQKNNVSQIARVLVNEQNGFRKGKSTQIALFNFLKLLYKAIGDKELVCGLFLDVSKAFDLISHKLLLPQLYSYGVHGVFYQ, from the exons ATGTCCACAAGTGTATATAGTCCAAAGATAAACGTAATACCTCCAATAAATGGAAAGACAATGCTCTTATATCACATAACACCTGAAGAAGTACATATGGCTATCAGTAAA ATCACTATCATTATAACCCACACTTTCAAAAATAATCAAAAGAATAATGTATCACAGATTGCTAGAGTTCTTGTAAATGaacagaatggtttcagaaaaggcaaatCAACACAAATTGCTCTCTTCAATTTCTTAAAACTTCTTTACAAAGCTATAGGGGACAAGGAACTGGTCTGTGGGTTGTTTTTGGACGTTTCCAAAGCGTTTGATCTTATAAGTCACAAACTACTACTGCCACAACTATATAGTTATGGTGTCCATGGTGTTTTCTATCAGTGA